A genomic stretch from Rhinatrema bivittatum chromosome 9, aRhiBiv1.1, whole genome shotgun sequence includes:
- the LOC115099627 gene encoding probable G-protein coupled receptor 148, translating into MSPWESSTACNDTCGTDGSTDNGTCNLDLEWSQQSLHVLKMFLVPSVLCSAATLLLNPLILITILLKENLRRETRYLLLANVLLADLIFLLFNTFISVCNVTRWMLYRFLCFTMIGFTFTAYCSCGLTFTALVIDTYVAVSFPLHYHWLLSSSRTKKILVIIWLMAAMFPLLVFLLSEMKDQNPLEKQNVCLMLYFGPDTDNSDLVTGVYVFVLCLLAICSSMITYFYIKLYRMTKQSGIWACRCSRARVTLLIHSMLLVLYMVPGVVFAMEIILFKNCMMGLQDRIWLSATNTSMLMLLPRVLSPLLYGIRYREISQSLRSFLSGGRVNDISLNSQG; encoded by the coding sequence ATGTCCCCTTGGGAAAGCAGCACTGCATGCAATGATACCTGTGGTACTGATGGAAGTACAGACAATGGGACCTGCAATCTGGATCTCGAATGGTCACAGCAGTCTCTCCATGTGCTGAAGATGTTTCTGGTCCCATCAGTTCTTTGCAGTGCTGCCACTCTGCTCCTAAACCCCCTAATATTAATAACCATCTTACTAAAGGAGAATCTCAGGAGAGAGACTAGATATTTGCTGCTTGCTAATGTGCTGCTTGCCGATCTAATCTTCCTCCTGTTTAACACTTTCATCTCTGTCTGCAATGTCACCCGTTGGATGCTCtatagatttctttgcttcacaATGATTGGCTTTACCTTCACAGCCTACTGCAGCTGTGGTCTGACCTTCACAGCTTTAGTAATAGACACATATGTAGCTGTCAGTTTTCCTCTTCATTATCATTGGCTTTTATCATCTTCAAGAACAAAGAAGATATTGGTTATAATTTGGCTTATGGCAGCTATGTTCCCCCTGCTGGTGTTTTTGTTAAGTGAGATGAAGGATCAGAACCCCTTGGAAAAGCAAAATGTTTGCCTCATGCTGTATTTTGGACCTGATACCGACAACAGTGATTTAGTGACGGGAGTGTATGTCTTTGTCTTGTGTCTCCTGGCAATATGCTCATCCATGATAACTTATTTTTACATAAAGTTATATCGCATGACCAAACAATCAGGAATCTGGGCATGTCGATGTTCCAGAGCTAGGGTAACGTTGCTTATTCATTCCATGTTACTTGTGCTCTACATGGTCCCAGGGGTAGTCTTTGCAATGGAGATTATCCTGTTTAAGAACTGCATGATGGGATTACAAGACAGAATCTGGCTCTCTGCCACCAACACAAGCATGCTAATGCTATTGCCACGAGTACTCTCTCCTCTCCTATACGGCATTAGATATCGAGAAATATCACAGAGTCTCAGAAGTTTCCTGTCTGGAGGAAGAGTAAATGATATTTCTCTTAATTCACAAGGTTAA